The Salvia miltiorrhiza cultivar Shanhuang (shh) chromosome 2, IMPLAD_Smil_shh, whole genome shotgun sequence DNA window TCACAACTCTTTTTGGAAAATTTGTTGAATATTCCAAaactatataaattataatgcaACTTTTGAGAGCAAAGAAAGGCGTTTGTTTTAAAGCCAATGCAATTCATATATGATGAGATGATGAATCCATATGTTGATTGATATTTCTTCCAAGAGATTGTTCATATCCCTTAATGCACGACCGGCCCGTTTGCGCAGGTCAAGTCCACTCACCAAGCCCAAAAAATTAACGTGTAGGCCCAAAGGACAACCCGCAAAAgcccactttctaaaaatgacggCCTAACCAATTTTTGGCCCGATGAGATATCTGTGATTGGGTCAATGGGCCGGCCCAGGCCGGACCACCGCCGGCAGCCTATTGGCAGACGACGAAACTCCAACAAGGGTCAgcatctttatatatataaaaagcaaagtaaatgtcaataaatttaatttgaagggtAATTTTGAAATTGGAAAAATTGAATAACTAAAAACTAAATCATGTTGACACGTTTTTTCAAAAAAGAAGACTGTGAATCCCATTGAAATATTGCAAAACCGTCAAATTGGTTCAATATATACACGATTTTCTATTTTTACACATGAAAGGagtgtatatttttttaagtataTACACGATTTTTATGTATATTGAAATTGGTTCAATATATATAAcacaattttctatttttaagccgtttttcttttctcattttataGATAGAACccgattttctatttttaagtAATTGTGTGCTAAATCAAACATATAATATACATCTTGAATGAAAGATCATAAAATAACCTTCATTTTGATATATAACATGTAAAAGATAGATTAAAATGAGCAAGTTATGATAACTTAAAGTTGTAATATATTAAGTAATTTATAGTTGTAAACAATTATGTTTTACTTCATAAAGTAATGATATTTTACTTGAAATTAgaaatagtaataaaaaattttaaattatcaaattatgtggttttatttattttatataaaaaaatattattatcatattatctaattatcataaaataataatatattctatatctataatttattttaagaaatattaattTTGTACAATTATGTACATGTACTTTCTCGGTAAAATATttactaatatatattatttcaaaatacaattgttattttaattttatacttattttatacttagttatttctttcttttcatataAAATACATATGCTatgttaatatatattattttatttttcattatttgtaaatatgtacacgtactttctcaaactctcatccaattaattgattattataatttttttcttaaattgtATACAAAAAGGAGTGTATATGTACATTTTCAGTAGTCTCATTCAAgttatttatgattaaatctTACTCTACATAATAGAAAAGGGAATTATTCTTTTTCTAAAATATGGATGATATAGTAAAATatctattaatatataatattcttaaataaatatacaatcAATTATTATGTGATATGGGGAGGTGTATATCTAGAAAATACGAGAAGtgtgtaatatttttatttttattttatttatttcttaaacaaaacataatttttatttatattcgcCCGCGCATTGCtcgggaggtacactagtatTCATAAGACACGAATCTTGCTCCCAAACATTAGCCTAATCTATTAGGTGCTTGTTTGGTTCAAGTAAAAGAGTGAAAAAagaattgaatcaaataaaagaaAGGAATTATAACTGAGTGGAAAAagaattgaatcaaataaaagaaAGGAATTATAACTTTATTGAGTGTTTAGTTCAACAATAAAAATGAATCACTAGTAAGGAATTTCATTCTTTTATTTCTCCTCTATTTTAAGTGGTAACAAATGATTAACttattacccaaaccaaacaacaagtaaaaattcaattaatttaattcattttcaaCCTCCAAAAATGGGCTCGAACTTACTTCCAACACAAAATTATTCAATTCATGTAAAAGGAAATGAGAGTTTTTTTTAGGCAAATAAGAGAGATCCAAAGTAGGAATTACATTATTCCAATAgcataacaaaaaaatatgccCCAAAAATTCTCATTTGTGCTTGCAGTTTATCACTACACCAAAAATAACCCCAAAATTTCAAGCATTCTTGAGCGCTCATGTAGATTCACTGAGGTAGCAATGTGGATTATAAATATCTATAATTCTACAAATACAGCATCTATTACTAAAATgtatgataaacatatactacTATAATTTACCTCACACTAGGAGCCTTCTCCTTCTTTAAGCTGGCGAGTTGCTCAATGAGCTTCCTCTCATCGCCACTCAGTCGTTTTGGGATCTCGACTTGAACTTTAACGAGCTGGTCACCCCTCATGTTCCTCTTGTTAAGAAGCGGAACACCTTTCTTCGCCATGACTAAGGTCGTCCCTGGTTGCGTGCCCGACGGAATTTTGAGGTCGACCATTCCATCGACCGTCGGTACCTTTGTCGTCGTCCCTAAGATGGCGTCTATGTAAGAAACCTTGCACGTATAAAGAATATTGGTGTCATCCCTTCTCAGGACAGGGTCGGGGAGGACGTCAATGGTGACGAAAAGATCTCCGGGAGGGCCCCCTCTACGCCCGGCATTTCCCTCGTTGCGCACCCTCAAACGGCTTCCGGAGTCCACCCCAGCCGGAACTTTCAAGCTGATACGCTTCGACTTCCTAACTCGGCCTTCACCACCGCATGTGTTGCAAGGAGTCGATATCTCTCCGTCTCCACCACATGTCGAACAAGTCATGACCTGTTGAAAGACACCCAGTGGCGTCCTTGTGGATGCTACCACTTGCCCTTGACCTCCGCACGTGGTGCACTTAGACGCACTTGTTCCCGGTTTTGCCCCGGAACCATCGCAGGTGCTGCAGCTCTCGAGACGAGTTATTTCGATCTCCTTCTCGATGCCAAACACTGCATCTTTGAAGTTGAGGATCAAATTGTAGACCTGGTCTTCGCCTTCGGTGGCTCGGCTGCGGGATCCCCTTCCTCCCATGCCCATACCGCCCATGCCACCCATGCCTTCAAATAACGACTCGAATATATCAAATGGATTGTTGAAATCCTGCCATTGAAAGTAGATAAATGTTAAAATACTAGCAACAAGACCATACCACCATTATTTCTGTAGTGCTAAGGTACAAAAACAGTTGTAACGTTTAGATCAAGTAGTAAATTCCACTTAATCTCTTCTTTTCTCTTGGGCGTAAAAAGCATAAAGCAACTTTCTTTTAGTTGCAAATAACCCCCTCGAACTAACCGTGTCAAACGGTAAGGGGGTGAGTTGCACCTCGACAAGAACAACAGGAGGTGGTTAGTGTACCTCTACATTTTCATGCTGTATTTAGAGGATGTATACTTTAATcgttataatattttattatatactatatacaCATATCATTTTATACTTCAATATGTACTTTTCATTTGACTGATTAGGTACTCTTAGAATTTATGAATAACCATTCATCTATTTTCAATAACTTCAATAAATAACAATATTGAGAACTGAAGTGACAGCACGACTTACCCCCATACCCATGCCGGCACCTTTAAGCCCGGCCTCACCATACTTGTCATAGATGGAACGTTTCTCATCATCTGATAAAACCTGTCGCAGAATTTAATATTAGAAAATTCATCAATATGGAATGCTCAAGCAAAAAACATTAAGTGCATATATTGTATAAGGATCCGATTCCTACCTCGTAAGCATTACTAATCTCCTTAAACTTTTCTTCCGCTCCAGGTTCTCTGCATTTCAGATGTATATCTTAAGACTAATATTTCCAATTTTCAAAGTTCCGTATCACTATAGATAACCTCAAACATAACAAATAGGAAGTCATAACAACCACAAGCTATTAGAAACcaaaacccaaaaaagaaaggcaaaggaaaagaaataagTAGTTGAAAGCAAATAAAAACTATAAGGTGCATGTGCATCATGACTTACTTGTTCACGTCTGGATGATAGTTCCGAGCAAGCTTTCGGTAAGCTGAAGAAGAAAGTAAAACAAATGAGATATAAATCAAATCCTTATCTTTTCGTCAATCATAAGAAGAAACTCTTAACAGAAACAGTAAGAGCAATTTAAGAACTTCTTATGATTGATGAAAAGATTAGATCTCAAAATCTCATCCATCTATTTTATGTAATCTCAAGTCTACAAATATTtagaaatctcaattgaacctttCTCCATAcatacatatttatatatatatatatatatatatatatatatatatatatgtttgtgtGTAAGGTTAGGATCCAGCGAGAATAGCTATTATttatgagaaatgagaataacgaataagtcaatataaattTGAGAATAAGCTGTTTATAATGCATGAATAGCCGTATTCAGTTAATACAATGAAATTTGGCCCCCTCTGGGATTCGAATCAAACCTAAGTGAAATCTTCCCCCTTCCAAGTCAATATTATCCATAGGATTTAAATATCTTACATTCTAAATTCATTCTCATTTATCACCAATTTACCACATTTGAACATTCTCATCCGAtcctatctatctatctatatatatatatatatatatatagggtaaagttttattgagaagctcaaatgtgttgagaagtgagAAGGAATTTATAAGTTAgtatattttgatgaactttACTGTAAATTCTTATGAACTCGCGGTTGATCTGGGGTTCAATTCTTGGCCATAGCatcttttttaacaaattaaatagatttgtgggttcgtcagttatattgaaaagttcaaagaatttattgaaaagtTCATTAATCTCATTTACAGCTTCTCACTAGAAttgaaccctatatatatatatatatatagggtgcggttatagtgagaaccacaattatagtgagaacataagaaccaataaaattactgcatttgctatacaaattaatgcattcgctattaaatttaatgcatccgaaaaaaataatttttttgctcccttcaggattcgaacccagcacctgcatccatccaccaagatgatgcatccaccgtagatcttgatgatcgaatggcttaaaatggttctccgttcttattttattagtggttcttatttgaacctctccctatatatatatatcaatgaaAAGGAAACATGCAACATGCACAGAATTCTAAATGCAGAGGATTGCAACTAATGAAGGAACATGTTAcaaaaacatttactaaatagAGGGGATAAtacaatgatgatgatgatacaCAAAGTTCAAAGAAAACATCTTTATGCCGATTTCCAAAATGAGAAGTCGACATAGAAGTGAATAGCATGCAAGGAGTTAGAAATTTGACGGTCACCAGCATAAATTGACTAAAATAAGTCGTCGATTAACTTATTTGGGCAACACTAATCAATGGAAGAAATGTTGATGTTCACCGGTGCAAATAGACTAAATTAGGTTGTCGATCAACTCATTTCGGTAAGACAAATATATGCATTATGTGAACAAAAATATCATAGTCCTTTGCGaaggtgaaaaaaaaatattaattgagACGCAGAATACAAGAACCCATTCTTGGAGCTTGGGCAATGACCTTGATAGATAAGCACAACAGTAGAGTACAAGAAAGAGTCAAGCTAAGACTAACCACTTTTGATCTCAGACTTGTTTGCGCTTTTAGAGACACCAAGGACAGAATAGTAATCCTGCATGAAAAGTCACTCATGAGTAAATGTGAACGGGAAATACATAACAAGATGTGAACGGttcccctttttcttttcctaCGAAAAGGAAAATTATTGCCAGAAGCAGGACAGCTGTACCAGTTTACTTTATAGATCTTTTCATGGGTATATCGGTGTGAGCATAACATTAGAGGTATATGTGTAGTTTTTGTGTGGTTTTCTTCCTTTACTTTTCTTCATTTtgctttttttaattaatggtGGATCTGAGCATGTGGATCAATGTGGGGGTGTGCGAGGGGTGTGTGTGGTAAGAATTAAGTTTCTCCTTGGGCCGACTAGTCAACTCCAACAGAGCCTAATATTAATGTGCATTAGAACATTGATTGTAATAGACAACATAGACCAAATACAATTGCCAACTTACTCGTTCAGCTCGAACAACAAGGCGGGCACCTCTCTGGCATGGTTTGACATATGATGCTGAACCAAAAAGTTCACCCAAGGGTTTATGAGAGAAAATTGTTGAACTTAGCGATGCGGCCCTTTTGGACAAACTGCACACAATGGATAACCAAACATATAATCAGCACAAAAGAGATCGGAGAATGTTCCAAATATATTCACATATATTGACTCCTTGAGATGTGActaaatgagagagaaaaagacaACACATATTAGTAGCCACGGGACGACAGGGTGCACACGTGCAAGGCGCAGCAAGTTAACAGAGGGAAAAAAGGAAGCGCAATCATCAAAAAACAAACACGTGCCAATAGTGCGACAGGGCACACATTGCAAAGCACATACATAGGGAAAGAAAAGGAGAAGCACAATCATCAAAATGAGGGAGCCAGAAAGATGTTAGTAAGACGACAACAAAGAATTATTGCATATCAGCATAAGTTAAGTTCATAACTATGACCTATTCTACTTATTAGTCTTAACCTAAACCTCAACATGTATCATAGTACTAGCTGAAAGACAAAAGGAAAGTGCAAAGACATCAACAAGCACCAAATTACCCCCAGCACCGGACAAATAAAAGCATCAAGAACCGAATTTTATGTGCGAGCGTCACCAACTGCAGCTACTAAACGAATAAAATATGGATCTAGATAAGCATTAATAACCAGATGATTGTGCAAACGTCTTAAAATCATAAGCACCGCGAACTGCAGTTACTCAACGAATACAAGATGGCCCTAGATAAGTTAAACCCTATGTTTTTCAGAATATGACAACGAAAATGTATACCAATTAGTAGACGCCGACACTCTATTCACAGCAGAAGATCTGAAAACGAACTGAGGCTGAACTCCCGACGGCACAATCTGCATACTTCCACAAGGAATGACCGCCATCCAATGCCCTGCTCATTTGAACCAAACAACAAATGGAAACCTCAAATTAAGCTAAAAACCTTACCACGATTACCACCACAATATAATCACCTAATTTTAGCAGCCATTATCCCAATTTCGATTTGAGCTTAAAAGAACAGTAATCTGCCAACCTTTAGGAAATAATTTAACAGCTTGCTGCTCAAGGTCGAACAAAATCAGTAAATATTAATCGCTTGCTTCCTCCAtcagtaaataaatataaaccaAAAATCAAGATTGATTTTGCTTCCATACGTgtttaatttaatattcaaaTACGCAGGGAGAAGGAACAAATTCAGAAAATTATAGAAAACAAACCTACCTGCTGCTGCGGAGTATCGAACGGAGGTGGTGGCCGGAAGGATGCTGACTAGCGGCGAAGGCGGAGGAGCGGCGAGGTCGCGCGGAGGCGCGCGAAACGACTGGATGCGCGTCGCGGTGGGAAGGACGCGCAGCGAGGCGAAGCTGCTGGCGTCGGGCGGAGGCGCGACGAAGGCTGCCGGCGACTGCGCGTGGCGGCTGTGAACTGAAATTAGGAGATAGGGTCGTTCTTCTTCTATTCTGTACTTTTGTTATGTGAACTGAAATTAGGGCCTTCGAGAATAGCCGATAGTTAGGGCTATGTCGTTGTGCACTTGGCCCAAGCCTCGAATATACTACTCCATATTTTTAGGGCCCGTTTGGTATTGGTTTATACtcaggataaattaaattaatatagatTTTTgtagtgtttggtattatgtTATATTTATACGGTCAACTCTAATTTTATCCCACCTCTTTGTATTATTTTGTGGGAATGTcccacactaattatcccaCCCCCCTCCGATAATTTTTGTCTTGAGATTCTTGATTAATTTGTCCTGCCCTTTTCACTGATATCGATGCAAAATCGAAGCCCTAATTCCTCACAGCCTCCATCCGTCACTTCTCTCTTCAAAATTTATCTCCTCCGAATTTGGGCGATACGAGTTCACCGGTGGAAACGCGTCATCTGTTAACGGCAATTTGGAGCGTCGACGGCACAGCGACGTTGTGTGCTCACAGTCGTCTTCCACATCGCGTCAATTGTTTGGAGCACCGGCGGCACAGCGACGTTGGGGGCTCACAGTCGTCTTCCACATCACGTCAGATCTTTGGAGCGTCGGCCTCACCGCAACGTGCAGCGAAGAGATTCATCTTCTACCTCAGGTGAGAAATTTTTACTCTTGTGTATCCGAAATTTGGCGAACCAATTTCATCAGTCGATTCTTGTAAAATGGCAAAATTGATGCAATAGGGTTCATCCTTGATGCAATAGGGTTGAGCATCACCCAttttttgaaaggaaaaatTTGAGCTTTCATGCAATATGGTTGAATTGGCGAACTAATAGTGTTCACAAAGTTTTTCGTTATTATTTCCGAGTGTGTGTAAATTCTTGGGAACTTACTAATTTCACAAGTGCGTTCTATAATCtgttttttaatatattgatttGGCGAACCAATTGCATGAGACGATTACCTCTTATAAAATGGAAAAATTGATGCTCTTGAGTCCAGCTTTGATGCAATAGGGTTGATATTTACCCATTTTTTGAAATGAAAAATTTTTAGGCTTCATGTATCATGTACTATAGTTTGCTGAAACTGATCTTGAAAATGATGTGAGGGTTCACCTAGCATCCACTATGCTGTGGAAAAATGTATGAAGTGTAATTACGATCTTTTGTagttaattcatatttttttatttgtgaacACAAACTGTAGGAAAACGAACAGAGGAACGTCTTCACCAACCCCATCAAACCAGAGGTGAGTTACCTACAACTTCAAGTTTGTTCACTGTTATCAGTGAACTATTTCCCTTCaatttctgttttctttttgttgttttttctgTTGTACCCGTTTTTGATAAAACAAGGTTTCTACATTGTTGAGGATTGATGTCAATGGCCCTCGCATGATTCGACGAGATACATAATGTGTTGTTTGTTGTTTTTAGACGGTTCATGACTTGCTGAATTGGCTGTGTTTGTAGAGGTATGGtatttaggggtgagcatcggttcggttcggtgcaaaaccgaaccaaaaacccAAAACTGAAAACCAAATCAATAGTTAAAATTgaaaccgaaccgcaccaattgggggGTCCGGAACCAAACCGATAAAACCatcaatgtaatttttttttatttttttttcaaaaataccaattaaaaattgtaaaataatgtaaaatacacaaatttcaaatgtcaaatccccacaacataaacatgataaataattatatattataattgtgaattagggTCTTAATTTTAggttaaaaattagaaaaataattatatattataaaataattatatataataaaataataatatgtatcggttcggttcggtttaaaaccgaaccaaaaaatgaaaaccgacaccaaaccgaaaattttcagtttttacttttcaaaaccgaaccgaaaaccgaatcAATAGAATtggaaccgaaccgcaccaattcagttcggttcggttcggttttcagtGTCGGTTCgatttctgctcacccctactgGTATTACTGTTGTATCGTGATTCATATTGATCATTGATGAATGATTTATTAGGGTCTGTGTGTGTATCTCGCTGCGTTTATGAACAGTTTGCTATGATGGGGGATTTGTGTTGGACTGCCGTGTATGTATCTGTatgttattatattatcttaattcccaaatttttatttgcTACTAGGGTCTATTTCTGCCATTGAATTTACAAAATGCCTGGGAAGGAAGACAGTCGTATGCGTGATATGTAATTTGTATTGTTGCAAGAAATATTGCGAATACATGTCATACAAGTGGCGTTGTTGTTTGCGTGGTATCATAAGACTAGGCTAGGGAAGATAAGGCGTGAGTCGGGACCTCTAAAATATGAGATAATTCGTAAATTGCCCGATCAAGAAAAACATTTAAGCCGTTTAATTAGTCTTAGCGATGTTGACTGTATATCCAACCTTTGAATGGACCGTAGGACTTTTGCTAGGCTTTGTGTTATTTTACGGGACCAGGGGGTTTGGTTAATGATCGTTTCGTTACTGTAGAGGAACAAGTAGCAATTTTTGACCAAGCAAATCACACTCAAACATTGCTCTAATGCCCACGGGATGATTCCACAATTTAAACCCATAAAATCTTATCAAACTCCAAAATCCAAAATCCACAATTTAAACCCATAACTGAGAGCAGCCATGTAAACACCCATATCACACACCAAAATCCCATAACAACAATAACTAAGAACAATGTCAACCAATGTCAAATGCAACACAAATAGAATCACTTGTCCTTCTTCTAAGCAAGGAGGAACATGACGTAGTCACCCTTCTCATCCTCGGGGGGacttgaaaagatgtcaaggtACTCCGTTTTCTCCACAAGCATATTGCATGCAACAAACTTACCGTTTTGTGAGAGACCGAGTATTCCACTCAACTTGGCATTCACTTCTTTGCACGCCTTTGATACATCAAAGTCGTACCCCATTCGACATGAAATAGTCTCAAGTCTTGATTCCGTGCCCCGCCCAACCTCATGCAATGCCTCGAAAAACTTGTCATCGAAACCTCCACTACGGCGTCTTTTCTTGCTTGATGTTGGAGCCTCTCTTTCAACCGGTATGCTTTCTTCTTGATTGCGGGTTTGGCTTACATTGTCCCCCGTAATGTCATTCTCAAATATGTCATCGAGGGAGACGTGGTAGTCGCCACCATCATTGAGCGGGTTGAGGTCTATCTTCCGGTACATATCATGCGCCGCCTCCATTAGGTCCTCCGCCTCTTCGCCCGTTGCTCTATCCTCGAGATAAGGCCAACTCTTGTAACGGCAATTGCTCACGTTCTTATCAGCCTGGATAACAATGGAGATGTAGTTATAAAATAAGCACGAAAACGTAAAATAATGAGTACAATGTAGTGGGGTTAACCATACTTACAGCCACAAAGTTTCGCCACTGCTCGTCGTCGCAGTCAATCATATGCTTGCCGTTGACATTGAAGCCAACTCCGCTAACCTTGAGAATGTTCCAAAGTGGATAGTACATCTTCTTCCATGTTGTCACTTTGGAGTTGATGTGGGGCATTCCCTTTAAATCAGTGTTGGGGTACTCCTTCCTCATGGCCTCCTCAAGCTTATTCAAATAGCCGCCCCGAAATCCGTTGTCGGATTTCCAACCATTTGCAACGAGCTCTTTAAACGATGCAATCAACACATGTTCTTCGTTAGTGGACCAACATCGGCGCTTTTGATCCGTCTTGTTGCTCTTGCTGGAACGGGTTGTGCCGTTGTTGCCTAAAAAACCAAATTGCAAGTCAAACATCAACACCAACGTGTTGCACTATGATGGGGAGTGAAGTAGGAGCGAGCAACCTGCTCTTGGTAAAAAGGattaacaacaaaacatgtATTCTCCATGGATTAACAACAAAAGTCAGATTACATCATAACAATTTTGATGAAGCCACTACTGGTGTGAGTTGATAAAAAGGATTAACAACAAAACATGAGTTGGTAAAAAAGTATTCAACAACCAATAAAACATGTCTACATACATATGATGATCTCCATGGAATGACCTCACTCTCGTATATATAAACTAGACCTCACACTCGTCTTCTCCAATAATATGTCTTGCCGTAGAATAATTTATTGAACTTTTTTGCACTATGAATTAGATTTGCAGCAAAGAAAAAGTAAACACAGGTCGCGGCACCAATGTGACAAAAACTCTACAAAATCAGATTTTCATGGCCTAGGGTATGATaaattttcaacatttttcCATTACTCTAAAAAATATGCATTTGTTCTACACGCATAGAATGAGATTTCAACTACACCGCGACACAAAATGAAATCAGAAAATAACATTATCTCAACCACAATCCAACTGTATCGCATTTTTTCGAAGGAATGACGACGAAGTTAAATCACAGAAACGAAGGTACGGATTCGAATGAATACCTGTTGTTGCTTGACTCATGTTTTGGCAACACAACTTGAGCTTGAAGATGGAGCAATGGAGGCTGTCGAGCTCTTCCTCTCCTCGACCTAAAATGGAGCTCCGACTGTTTGTATCCCTTTCGTGGGTGGTAAGAATGAGTACAGTTTTTTAGATAAATGGGCGGTGGCCATAATGGGGAGGCTACGCATGGAATTTCACAAAATATATGAGGATAATATGGGTATTTGATAAGTTTATCCAACATAATCATATGGATACCAAACACAATTTAAGATTAATTAGTCATGATATCAAACACTCATCCAATATTAGGAATTCAGTATAATCCACGCTAATTTGCCTGGATAATATTAGTCATGACTATTCCTAAACCGAAAACCAAATGGGCCCTTAGGGTTATTTgcgtgtaaatacacgaacttttaccattttctgattttttccatgatttttttaaatctaaatacatgaacttagtGTTTATCTGATTTTTtccatgaattttatttttcttcaaattgaTGATGACGTGTCCGCCGAAACTGTCAATGTGTCTGCCGGAACTACCAACGTGGAATGGTCATCAGAGTTATTTGagtgtaaatacacaaactttcagcattttctaattttttttcactaacTTAATGGtcttctgatttttcccacgaacttaatatttttctgatttttttcacgattttttttgtgtcgaaaaattaaaaatctttaATAAGTATGATATTtggatcaattttttttatcattgaGTGGAGTAGTGTTCAgccatttttttcaaatttattcaAAGACAATATTACTAAAAAAACTAATTTGATAGAGGAGTCGAAATAATATGAATAGGCGGAAATTGGTTAAtagaaatcaataaaatatgaacACTAATATCAATGGAAGAAACTAATGTGCTTGTTATGATTCACGACGTGATCTTACAAAATATAGATCATAACATCAAttatgtccaaaaaa harbors:
- the LOC131011996 gene encoding chaperone protein dnaJ A7A, chloroplastic-like, translated to MAVIPCGSMQIVPSGVQPQFVFRSSAVNRVSASTNCLSKRAASLSSTIFSHKPLGELFGSASYVKPCQRGARLVVRAERDYYSVLGVSKSANKSEIKSAYRKLARNYHPDVNKEPGAEEKFKEISNAYEVLSDDEKRSIYDKYGEAGLKGAGMGMGDFNNPFDIFESLFEGMGGMGGMGMGGRGSRSRATEGEDQVYNLILNFKDAVFGIEKEIEITRLESCSTCDGSGAKPGTSASKCTTCGGQGQVVASTRTPLGVFQQVMTCSTCGGDGEISTPCNTCGGEGRVRKSKRISLKVPAGVDSGSRLRVRNEGNAGRRGGPPGDLFVTIDVLPDPVLRRDDTNILYTCKVSYIDAILGTTTKVPTVDGMVDLKIPSGTQPGTTLVMAKKGVPLLNKRNMRGDQLVKVQVEIPKRLSGDERKLIEQLASLKKEKAPSVR